In one Umezawaea sp. Da 62-37 genomic region, the following are encoded:
- a CDS encoding MHYT domain-containing protein: MQHFSSGLWTPLLAYAISVIGSLIGLSCMARARSETGRRSKVTWTVFGAFAIGGVAIWLMHFIAMLGFDVSSGVVKYSAPLTALSALIAVVMVGIGLSMVTLVRFTKVRLVSAGVVSGLGVAGMHYMGMSAIRFQGELSYDPLLVGASFAIAIVAATAAFWFTLVVKTTPARVGAGLIMGVAVTGMHFTGMAAVSVDVNPAIVPPVGTDVFNLVFPVFVLGGLVVAVLLWTLFTSENDMIAEPKGTVG, translated from the coding sequence ATGCAGCACTTCTCTTCGGGTCTGTGGACCCCGCTGCTCGCCTACGCGATCTCGGTGATCGGTTCGCTGATCGGGTTGTCGTGCATGGCCAGGGCCCGGTCGGAGACGGGACGCCGCTCCAAGGTGACCTGGACGGTCTTCGGCGCGTTCGCCATCGGCGGCGTGGCGATCTGGCTGATGCACTTCATCGCGATGCTCGGCTTCGACGTCAGCTCCGGCGTCGTGAAGTACTCCGCGCCGCTCACGGCCCTGTCCGCGCTGATCGCGGTGGTCATGGTCGGCATCGGCCTGTCGATGGTCACGCTCGTGAGGTTCACCAAGGTGCGCCTCGTGAGCGCGGGTGTGGTGTCCGGCCTCGGCGTGGCGGGCATGCACTACATGGGGATGTCCGCGATCCGGTTCCAGGGCGAGCTGTCCTACGACCCGTTGCTCGTGGGTGCGTCGTTCGCCATCGCCATCGTCGCCGCCACCGCGGCCTTCTGGTTCACCCTCGTGGTCAAGACGACCCCGGCGCGCGTGGGCGCCGGGCTCATCATGGGCGTCGCGGTGACCGGGATGCACTTCACCGGCATGGCAGCGGTGAGTGTCGACGTGAACCCGGCGATCGTCCCGCCGGTCGGCACGGATGTGTTCAACCTCGTGTTCCCGGTCTTCGTGCTCGGCGGTCTTGTCGTGGCCGTCCTGCTGTGGACGCTCTTCACTTCGGAGAACGACATGATCGCCGAACCCAAGGGCACGGTGGGGTGA